A genomic segment from Actinoplanes sichuanensis encodes:
- a CDS encoding carbohydrate ABC transporter permease, which produces MRHGKYPFIIGFLAVPVALYAIFVVGAYLQMFRLSLTDWSGYGTFKDVGFDNFVKLWNDEVIWIALRHNGYLLLLLPIVTIAIALLFAFLLNVGGGSKGGMTQGVWGSKVYRVVFFFPQLLALALVAVIFQRVYGPDKSGMINGLLPDSWEPWLFLADEKWALTCILIVLIWQAVGFYVVLFSAGMGSIGQEIYEAAALDGASRITLFFKITLPLLWGNIQVAWIYLGIAAFDAFALVNIMTVNQGGPNNSTQVLSMQIYLNAFKYSQAGYASAIGVVLFFLALSFAWLTLRVNRSDSVDA; this is translated from the coding sequence TCTACGCCATCTTCGTGGTGGGCGCCTATCTCCAGATGTTCCGGCTGTCGCTGACCGACTGGTCCGGCTACGGCACCTTCAAGGACGTCGGCTTCGACAACTTCGTGAAGCTGTGGAACGACGAGGTCATCTGGATCGCCCTCCGGCACAACGGCTACCTGCTGCTCCTGTTGCCGATCGTCACGATCGCGATCGCCCTGCTGTTCGCCTTCCTGCTCAACGTGGGCGGCGGCTCCAAGGGCGGGATGACCCAGGGTGTCTGGGGCTCCAAGGTCTACCGGGTGGTCTTCTTCTTCCCGCAACTGCTCGCGCTGGCCCTGGTCGCGGTGATCTTCCAGCGCGTGTACGGCCCGGACAAGAGCGGCATGATCAACGGTCTGCTCCCGGACTCGTGGGAGCCGTGGCTGTTCCTGGCCGACGAGAAGTGGGCGCTGACCTGCATCCTGATCGTGCTGATCTGGCAGGCGGTCGGCTTCTACGTGGTGCTCTTCTCAGCCGGCATGGGCTCGATCGGGCAGGAGATCTACGAGGCGGCCGCTCTGGACGGGGCGAGCCGGATCACCCTCTTCTTCAAGATCACGCTGCCTCTGCTCTGGGGCAACATCCAGGTCGCCTGGATCTACCTCGGCATCGCCGCCTTCGACGCCTTCGCGCTGGTCAACATCATGACCGTGAACCAGGGCGGCCCGAACAACTCGACCCAGGTGCTGAGCATGCAGATCTACCTCAACGCCTTCAAGTACTCCCAGGCCGGTTACGCCTCGGCGATCGGTGTCGTGTTGTTCTTCCTGGCCCTGAGCTTCGCCTGGCTGACCCTGCGGGTCAACCGGTCCGACAGCGTCGACGCCTGA